The following coding sequences are from one Anguilla rostrata isolate EN2019 chromosome 16, ASM1855537v3, whole genome shotgun sequence window:
- the LOC135242085 gene encoding synembryn-A-like isoform X2: MTHIDTDVKHCAAEFLFVLCKESVSRFIKYTGYGNAAGLLAARGLMRGGRDPGLYSEDDDSDTEEYREAKHHINPVTGRVEDEQPNPMEGMTEEQKEYEAMKLVNMFDKLSRDHVIQPMKLGADGKMTSLEPGDFERLVQQEQNREPDSEEEIQ; this comes from the exons ATGACCCACATCGACACCGACGTCAAGCACTGCGCCGCAGAGTTCCTGTTTGTGCTGTGCAAGGAGAGTG TGTCGCGCTTCATCAAGTACACGGGCTACGGGAACGCGGCGGGGCTCCTGGCGGCTCGCGGGCTCATGAGAGGAGGTCGCGACCCCGGCCTGTACTCCGAGGACGACGACAGCGACACGGAGGAGTACAGGGAGGCCAAACACCA CATCAACCCTGTGACGGGCCGCGTGGAGGACGAGCAGCCCAACCCCATGGAGGGCATGACCGAGGAGCAGAAGGAGTACGAGGCCATGAAGCTGGTCAACATGTTCGACAAGCTCTCCag gGATCATGTGATCCAGCCGATGAAGctgggggctgatgggaaaatGACCTCGCTGGAGCCGGGCGACTTTGAGCGGCTGGTGCAGCAGGAGCAGAACAGAGAGCCCGACAGCGAGGAGGAGATCCAgtga
- the LOC135242085 gene encoding synembryn-A-like isoform X1, with protein MTHIDTDVKHCAAEFLFVLCKESVSRFIKYTGYGNAAGLLAARGLMRGGRDPGLYSEDDDSDTEEYREAKHQGTRLSFCPSVPLSINPVTGRVEDEQPNPMEGMTEEQKEYEAMKLVNMFDKLSRDHVIQPMKLGADGKMTSLEPGDFERLVQQEQNREPDSEEEIQ; from the exons ATGACCCACATCGACACCGACGTCAAGCACTGCGCCGCAGAGTTCCTGTTTGTGCTGTGCAAGGAGAGTG TGTCGCGCTTCATCAAGTACACGGGCTACGGGAACGCGGCGGGGCTCCTGGCGGCTCGCGGGCTCATGAGAGGAGGTCGCGACCCCGGCCTGTACTCCGAGGACGACGACAGCGACACGGAGGAGTACAGGGAGGCCAAACACCA AGGGACTCGTCTGTCcttctgtccgtctgtcccgcTCAGCATCAACCCTGTGACGGGCCGCGTGGAGGACGAGCAGCCCAACCCCATGGAGGGCATGACCGAGGAGCAGAAGGAGTACGAGGCCATGAAGCTGGTCAACATGTTCGACAAGCTCTCCag gGATCATGTGATCCAGCCGATGAAGctgggggctgatgggaaaatGACCTCGCTGGAGCCGGGCGACTTTGAGCGGCTGGTGCAGCAGGAGCAGAACAGAGAGCCCGACAGCGAGGAGGAGATCCAgtga
- the LOC135242646 gene encoding oxysterol-binding protein-related protein 5-like: MKEETLYQRRFSLCPTASTPHKMDPRVLSRNLSYAGDHDLYPLSPGGEMERNGLPQLQDEVSPAQSPTSKLEYRMFNGSEKESSSPTEKLARKESLKLQKKTYRQEKKRAAKELFSALKDPSVIIMSNWLKIRGSLKGWTKLWCVLKPGVLLIYKTPKVDHWVGTLLLNACKLIERPSKKDGFCFKLYHPLDKSIWAMKGPKGENVGSITQPLPSNYLIFRAASESDGRCWMDALEIALSCSSLYRLTSKAGRDGELSGSSESSHILSLLQGEHELFQLNESMLESNHMETDGYSDKSEKEAHEESDNGTNENGGRLTEESDMDQSDDLSPGLQATAYVEQSLEEMGEVALRTLISVKSIGKYIESVLDTIQPVANQSTNLVSKMASIVGLNGLFSPLCCVIVCYVNACYVHTCTYVYCIHTHRHKIKGRPPSWTSVRYYLRAASCPSVTTTTITTIPRLPVRVSNYYYCHYYYHADFLSEAVLEENPYFRMKQVLRWYLSGFYKKPKGLKKPYNPILGETFRCCWLHPQTDSCTFYIAEQVSHHPPISAFYVCNRKDGFCIHGSILAKSKFYGNSLSAILDGKARLVFLSRDEEYVITMPYAHCKGILYGTMSLELGGKVTIDCEKTKYVAELEFKLKPFLGSASSVNQISGKIRVGEDVLATMDGHWDGEVFLHEKKTGHQEVLWNPSPEVRKQRLKRRVVLLDQQGEFESERLWSHVTSAIEFRDQEKATQEKFVLEEAQRREARERGDRPWLPHLFTLDPVSNEWRYKYAETRPWDPDTSLAQFEKDGVIQTQERRPRHHNGLSYSQSWAAQQKAQGKHRKSSSQPSSCSQNTESSSTTPEPTHESSDNEGFMGQCSRCNKEVKDIAEMEASIASIKKTQQDIQRNLCALSQQMLRRRAAEEGVSLSSRHCLILCILLLFQLFINYTCT, translated from the exons ATGAAGGAGGAGACCCTCTATCAGCGCAGGTTCTCCCTCTGCCCCACCGCCTCCACGCCGCACAAGATGGACCCCCGCGTGCTGTCCCGAAACCTGTCCTACGCAGGCGACCACGACCTCTACCCACTCAGCCCAG ggGGTGAAATGGAGAGGAACGGTCTGCCTCAGCTGCAGGATGAAGTCAGTCCAGCTCAGTCTCCCACCAGCAAG ctggaGTACCGAATGTTCAATGGCAGTGAAAAAGAGAGCTCCTCCCCCACGGAGAAGCTGGCCCGTAAGGAGTCTCTTAag CTGCAGAAGAAGACTTACCGTCAGGAGAAGAAGAGGGCAGCTAAAGAGCTGTTTAGCGCCCTGAAGGACCCCAGCGTGATTATCATGTCCAACTGGCTGAAG ATCCGAGGCTCACTGAAGGGCTGGACGAAGCTGTGGTGTGTGCTGAAGCCGGGGGTCCTCCTCATCTACAAGACCCCCAAAGTGGACCACTGGGTCGGCACCCTGCTGCTGAACGCCTGCAAGCTCATCGAGAGGCCGTCCAAAAAGGACGGATTCTGCTTCAAGCTCTACCACCCGCTGGACAAGTCCATCTGGGCCATGAAG GGCCCTAAGGGGGAGAATGTGGGCTCCATCACCCAGCCTCTGCCCAGCAACTACCTGATCTTCAGAGCTGCATCCGAGTCTGACG gccgcTGCTGGATGGACGCTCTGGAGATCGCGCTCAGCTGCTCCAGCCTGTACAGACTGACCTCCAAGGCCGGCCGCGACGGGGAGCTCAGCGGCTCCTCAGAGTCCTCCCACATCCTCAGCCTCCTGCAGGGAGAGCACGAGCTCTTCCA gttGAATGAGTCCATGTTGGAAAGCAACCACATGGAGACTGACGGCTACTCTGACAAATCGGAGAAGGAGGCTCACGAGGAGTCGGACAACGGGACCAATGAGAACGGGGGGAGGCTGACTGAAGAGAGCGACATGGACCAATCAGATGACCTCTCCCCCGGCCTGCAAGCCACTGCCTACGTCGAACAAAGTCTGGAGGAGATGGGAGAGGTAGCTTTACGTACCTTAATCTCTGTTAAATCTATTGGTAAATACATAGAatcggtgttagatactatccaGCCTGTAGCGAATCAGAGTACTAATTTAGTCAgcaaaatggcgagcattgttgggctgaatggcctgttttcgccattatgttgtgttatagtatgttatgtaaatgcatgctatgtacatacatgcacatacgtgtactgtatacacacacacagacacaaaattaAGGGGCGG CCGCCCTCCTGGACAAGTGTCCGCTACTATCTCCGAGCCGCTTCCTGTCCGAGTG taactactactactatcacTACTATACCACGACTTCCTGTCCGAGTGAGTAACTACTATTACTGTCACTACTACTACCAcgctgacttcctgtctga agcGGTGTTGGAGGAGAATCCCTATTTTCGGATGAAACAGGTGTTGCGCTGGTACCTGTCCGGCTTTTACAAGAAGCCCAAG ggccTGAAGAAGCCGTATAACCCCATCCTCGGGGAGACTTTTCGGTGTTGCTGGCTGCACCCCCAGACTGACAGCTGCACCTTCTACATAGCAGAACAG GTGTCGCATCACCCTCCGATCTCCGCCTTTTACGTGTGTAACAGGAAGGACGGCTTCTGCATCCACGGCAGCATTCTGGCCAAATCCAAGTTCTACG GGAATTCTCTGTCCGCCATTCTGGACGGGAAGGCAAGGCTGGTCTTCCTCTCGCGTGATGAAGAGTATGTCATCACCATGCCCTACGCTCACTGCAAAG GCATCTTGTACGGCACGATGAGCCTGGAGCTCGGCGGCAAGGTCACCATCGACTGCGAAAAAACGAAGTACGTAGCGGAACTGGAGTTCAAACTGAAG CCCTTTCTGGGAAGCGCTTCCAGCGTGAATCAGATTTCAGGGAAGATCCGCGTGGGAGAGGATGTGCTGGCCACCATGGATGGACACTGG GACGGTGAGGTGTTCCTGCATGAGAAGAAGACTGGCCACCAGGAGGTGCTGTGGAACCCCAGTCCCGAGGTGCGGAAGCAGAGGCTGAAGAGGCGCGTGGTGCTGctcgaccagcagggggagttTGAGTCTGAGAG GCTGtggagtcatgtgaccagcgCCATCGAGTTCAGGGACCAGGAGAAGGCCACGCAGGAGAAATTCGTCCTGGAGGAGGCACAGAGACGGGAGGCGCGGGAGCGGGGAGACAGGCCCTGGCTGCCCCACCTCTTCACCCTGGACCCCGTGTCCAACGAGTGGCGCTACAAATACGCAGA AACCAGGCCATGGGATCCTGACACCAGCCTGGCGCAGTTTGAGAAGGACGGGGTGATCCAGACCCAGGAGCGCCGCCCACGCCACCACAACGGGCTCTCCTACAGCCAGAGCTGGGCCGCGCAGCAGAAG gcGCAGGGTAAACACAGGAAGTCCAGCAGTCAGCCGTCCAGCTGCAGCCAGAACAcggagagcagcagcaccacgCCTGAGCCCACGCACGAATCCTCCGACAACGAAG GATTCATGGGTCAGTGCTCCAGATGTAACAAAGAGGTGAAGGACATCGCAGAGATGGAGGCCTCCATAGCGTCAATAAAGAAGACACAACAGGAcatacagag